From Brassica rapa cultivar Chiifu-401-42 chromosome A06, CAAS_Brap_v3.01, whole genome shotgun sequence:
TGTAATAGACACACTTGTGATGTTTGAAGGAAAATCTTTCTACTCTTCTTTTGTTCATGCGAGTACTGATAGATTACAGAGGAATCTCTTATGGAACCAACTTCTAACCAAAGCTGAAGGTCGCAATGAGCCCTGGTTCGTAACCGGGGATTTCAACGACTTAATAAGTGGAGATGAAAAAGATGGTGGAACTGAGAGGCCCGAGGGCTCTTTCTCAGACCTGCGCAGTTTCTTTTCTGAGGGAGACCTTTTCGACCTACAACATTCAGGTGATTTCCTATCATGGAGGGGAAAGAGAGGAGACCACTTAGTACGATGCAGGCTAGATAGAGCAGTCTCCAATACATTATGGGCTGAGTGCTTCCCGACAGCACGATGTGAGTACTTGGGCTTTGAAAGCTCGGACCACAAACCCCTGCTATCTTTTTTTGATAAAGGTAATCGCAGAAGAAGGGGTATGTTTAGATACGACCGCAGGTTGTGTAAAAACGAGGACGCGAAGAATGTTATCTCTGAAACCTGGCGGTCGGCATCAAACTCTTCAGTCTGTGACAAGCTATGCTCCACCCGAAGTGCCATCTCAGCTTGGAATAAAACCCAACAGCGCAATAGCCAGCGGATCATTGGGCAGAAAAAGCAGGAACTTGACGAGGCTCTTTCAAGTTCAGCGAATGACACTGCCCTGATCCAGAACATTTCTGAGAAACTCAATGCGGCTTATCAAGCTGAAGAAGAATATTGGAAGCAACGTAGCCGGTTGCTATGGCTCAAACTAGGGGATAGAAACACCGGGTACTTCCATGCCATCACAAGGACCCGTAAGAGAGCTAACGGATTCTCTGTTATAGAGAAGGAAGATGGTCAGATGGTACacaaagaagaagagatcatATCGGTTATTGGGAACTATTTCCAAATGCTATTTTCCTCCCAGCCTGGTGATCGTGAAGAAACTGTGAGACAACCTCTCAATCCCATTGTCACAGTTGAGGAAAATGACTCCCTTACTGCCATCCCGTCAGCCCAAGAAATCAAAGAAGCTGCATTTTCGATCCACGCTGACAAGGCCCCGGGGCCGGATGGGTTTTCAGCAGGGTTCTTTCATACTCATTGGAGCGAGATAGGGCCGGATATCATAAAGGAGGTGCAGGGCTTCTTCGCAGGCGAGCCGCTACCGGAAAGCATCAATGATACACACATCCGGCTTATCCCAAAGATACAACACCCGCAAAAGGTTTCGGACTATCGACCAATTGCGCTGTGTAACGTCTACTACAAAATCTACTCTAAGATTCTCACTAGAAGACTGCAACCGCTGATGGCGAAGCTGATATCTGAGAACCAATCTGCTTTCGTTCTGGGACGGGCAATAGGCGATAATGTACTAATCACTCATGAGGTTCTCCACTACCTCAAGACATCCAAAGCGGAACAGCGGCCATGGCGGTTAAGACGGATATGAGCAAGGCTTATGATCGCCTAGAATGGGAATTCATCTCACTAGTTTTGAGACGGCTGGGATTCCACCGAAACCTGATCAGATGCATAATGCATTGTATCACAACAGTTACATACTCCTTCCTCATTAACGGCTTGCCTAGAGGGAAGGTAGTACCGAGTAGAGGTCTCCGTCAAGGAGATCCTCTTTCTCCCTACATATTCATAATGTGTAGTGAAGTCCTCTCGGGATTATGTAACAAAGCGCAAGAAGAAGGAACGCTCCAAGGCCTGCGGGTCGCACGTAGCTGTCCTCGACTAACCCATCTCTTCTTCGCTGACGATACAATGTTCTTCCTCCAAGCGGACAAGGAGAATTGTGCATCTCTCACTTCTATTCTAGGCAAATACGAGCAGGCGTCGGGTCAATCCATAAGTAAGGAGAAATCAGCTATCACCTTCTCTAGGAAAGCACCGGCATCCTTGAAGATGATGGTCAAAACAGAGTTAAACATTGAAAAAGAAGGAGGAAACGGCAAATACTTGGGGCTTCCTGAACATTTTGGGCGACGAAAACGAGATCTTTTCTCCTTCTATGTGGATCGAATCAAGCAGAAAGCTAGGGGTTGGAAGAACAAATACCTCTCAACCGCCGGGAAACTCGTCATGCTCCAAAGCGTCCTAACAGCGGTTCCATCCTACCCGATGTCTAACTTCCTAATGCCGGTCTCTCTCTGTAAACGGCTACAATCCGCAGCTACACGCTTCTGGTGGGATCGCGACGAAAACGAGAGAAAAATGGCGTGGATCTCATGGGATAGTATGGCACAACCTAAAGCCAATGGAGGGTTAGGATTTCGAGATTTTCAGAGCTTTAATATCGCTCTCCTAGCCAAGATTGGATGGAGGCTGTTCCAAAATCCAGATTGCCTGTTGGGAAAAGTCTTGTTTGGAAAATATTGCCATGACAGCAACATCTTGCAGGCCACCGAATCCTCCTCTATGTCGCATGGCTGGCGAAGCGTGTTAGCAGGTAGAAACCTCCTGTTAGAGAACCTGGGCTGGGTTGTGGGAAATGGAACCTCGATAAATATATGGAATGATCCCTGGCTGAGCCTTGCTTACCAAGAGAGACCAATGGGCCCTCCGAACGAGCCACATTCACAGTTTACTGTCTCGGACCTCATCAACCCTGCAACAAGGGACTGGGATGTGTCGAAGATTAAGCTAATTTTACCCTTCTACGAGGAGCAAATTCTGTGCTTTAAACCAAGCTTGACTGGGGCTCCGGATAAACAAGTTTGGTTAGCCACAAAGTCGGGGGACTATACAACGAAATCTGGGTACTATACTGCAGTCACTAGAGTTGAAACCAGGCAGGACATCACCACAGATCATGGTTTCAAGTGGAGAAGTAATGTATGGAACATGCAGTGTGCGCCAAAGGTTAAGCTATTCTCGTGGAAACTTCTCAAGGGAGCTATACCGGTAGGAGAAAGACTCGTTCAAAGGCACGTCCCGGCGGATCCGCGTTGCAAACGGTGCGGCTGTTCAGAATCTATCATTCATCTCTTTTTCCAATGTGGGTTCACTCAACGAGTCTGGCAACTTGCCCCTCTCAATACCGACATGGATTTCAGCGGAATAATAGATTTAATGTCTAGCTGGGAAACTCTTTGCTCTCTTAAATGTCTGCCCCCTGCAGGAATCATCTCAGGATCTCTGACCCCTTGGCTGCTTTGGTCGATCTGGAAAGCGCGTAACAAATTTGTGTTTGAAGGCCACTCGGCTTCACCAGAAGAAACGCTTTCAGGCGCCATAGTACTAGCTAGGGAATGGAACACAGAAGTCAAGAAGGAACCCCTTACCGGAATACGACATCTCCCAGCGCCGATCCTAACTCACCCTGAGGCGACGGTGATTCGGTCGGATGCTGCTTGGGCACCTGGTTCAAATATTGCAGGTTTAGGTTGGGTCCTTCTATCCCACTCAGGTAATCAATCCTTCAAAGTGCCCCTGAAAAGCGTTGCTTCGCCTCTGTTGGCGGAGGGGCTCGCTCTCCGGGAGGCTGTGCGGTCTTGCGCAACTTTGGGTTTGAATTATGTGGCTTTTGAGTCGGATTCTCTGAACTTGATCAAGGCAGTGAAGCTTGACGTATCCATAGCGGAACTCTATAGTGTGATAGCTGATATCACATCTTTTGCATCAGTGTTTGAGTTTGTCTCTTTCTCTTGGATCTCTCGGGAAAAGAACGTTCTAGCTGATTGTTTAGCCAAAGAGGCTTTGAATGTATCTGATATTTTGGTGGTTGGGGATGCTTCCATTGCTCCTAACTAACCTTTACTAGTTTTAATCgaattgtgtttcaaaaaaaaaaaccactataaaattgttattccttagagaaacggagacaacaaaggttccaaacctctttgaacttcatcataggttattacatgattcaactatgtattaaaacagtattgtcaaattttttgaatttttctcaaattctGTGTGTATCcccttacgaaaatagtgagttttcggtaaatgatctatatatgaagcctataatctttaaatttgttttaaaatttaaaaccacattatacctttgtattaatgtatgataatctctttttcatggtacatggacatcgttctaattttttatccattaatttagcaaaactgcaaatactccctaaatcattagactaaccactataacattgctattccctagagaaacggagacaacaaaggttccaaaccaaATTGAACTTCAtcctatgttattacatgattcaactatgtattaaaacagaattgtcatattttttgaatttttcacaaaatctatgtgtacccccctacgaaaatagtgagttttcggtaaatgctctatatatgaagcctataatctttaaatttgttttaaaatttaaaaccacattatacctttgtattaatgtatgataatctccttttcatggtacatggacatcgttctaattttttatccattaatttagcaaaactgcaaatactccttaaatcattggtctaaccactataaaattgctattccctagagaaacggagacaacaaaggttccaaacctctttgaactccatcctatgttattacatgattcaactatgtattaaaacagaattgtcatatttttttgaatttttctcaaaatctatgtgtacccccctacgaaatcagtgagttttcggtaaatgatctatatatgaagcctataatctttaaattttttaaaaaatttaaaaccacattatacctttgtattaatttatgataaaaaaattttcatggtacatgtacatcgttttaattttttatccatcAATTTAGCAAAACtccaaatactccctaaatcattggactaaccactataaaattgctattccctagagaaacggagacaacgaaggttacaaacctctttgaacttcatcatatgttattccatgattcatatatgtattaaaacagtattctcaattttttttaatttttgtcaaaatctatgtgtacccccctatgaaaatagtgagttttcggtaaatgctctatatatgaagcctataatctttaaatttattttaaaaaatttaaaaccacattatacctttgtattaatgtatgataaacttcttttcatgatacatggacatcgttctaattttttatccattaatttagcaaaactgccaatactccctaaatcattggactcaccactataaaattactattccctagagaaacggagacaacaaaggttccaaacctctttgaaattcatcatatgttattacatgattcaattatgcattaaaacagtattgtcaaattttttgaatttttctcaaaatctatgtgtacccccccccctacgaaaatagtgagttttcggtaaatgatatatatattaagcctataatcttttaattcgttttaaaatttataaccacattatacttttgtattaatttatgataaactatttttcatggtacatgtaaatcgttctaattttttatcaattaatttagcaaaactgtaagtactccctaaatcattagactaaccactataaaattgttattccctagagaaacggagacaacaaagatttcaaacatctttgaacttcatcatattttattacatgattcaaatatgtattaaaacagtattttcaattttttttgaatttttttcaaaatctatgtgttaactcaTTATGAAACATAGAGAGTATATTACATTTTGTCACTGGAgttattttcaaagaaaataatactctcttttttttgacagaatgaattttagtttttttcacaCGAAAATTACAACTATTATTTGCATGTAAGTACATTCTCACATTAAACAATTTCCAGCTACTATAACCCCAATAATAATTCAAGAATTCACTTACTCTCAATTAATATTAATTGACATTCACAGTTTATTAACATTAGTCAGTGAGAAGTGCATTTAAAACCTAAAATGTCaatctttttgaaacaagaaGAAACCAGAATATTATTGTCTTAAAAACACAGGAAGtctattataataaaaaaagtgTAGTATCCTCTTTTCTGAACCTTGTAATATCCTCCTAGAGCATCAGGTAAccctttttttaatttgtagaaaGTGTAGGATTGCAAAACCATTTATGttctaataatataaattatgttcATTACTATGTGTGTCTTTGTAACAAACATATTATGTTACATGTAATACattatttattatgatatttaaATCACATGTTAGAATACGCTATTTGTCCACGGTTTTATCACTCATTTTTGTTAATTGTTATCCAAAAAGGTTACAACCATTCTATAACAAGCCGTAACAAGTGACTAATCTATGTCAAAAAGCAGCTTAtccttttaccaaaaaaaaagcagCTTATCCAATTGTGTCTTCGGATTTGATGTgatggtttttaattttatattaactaTTGTGTTCTCGCATTCGAGAGCGGACAAATAATACCGATAGAAGGCCGTTTCAACGTGGAACATATGTGTGGGTGTATAACTAATTTACTACTTGGACATGAATGAGTAAGAACGCATTGATCGGACTATGTAGAGGTGTGGGATAAAAGATTCAACAATTGAATCACTACTGTGAGACTGTTGAaagttgaaaattgaaaattaaaaattgataaattatttagtattgaaaatatttaacaCGTTGAATAAGAATAAAATAGGGACCATCAACAATACATGTCactttttaaagattttttattttgttatatgtttttaattatttaaaatcagtaatcatattataaattaaataatttatttttatttcttatataaaaatatattattttacattatctataaatagaaactaggtttatttaatttggatattaaaataataatgattaattagtaaaatatgATTTTGAATTTTACTAAACAAAATCATTGTGGTATTTCAAAGGTGGATGTGCGTTGAATGATGAGGtggaaaaaaaatgatatgGAATATTAAAAGTTGAAATGTAAAGTGTTAAATCTTGAAACTATTGTATATAGTATGAAGTCATCTAAATTGTGATCTTGTTTTCAGACAATTTTATAAACACATATCACAATTTAAATTATCAACTAAAGTTatgaatattaattaaaaatatgtgtaAGTTATATAGAGGCCCGGCTCAAAGTTTGCAAGGATCCTGAGCTGTAATTGTTTTTCTCAAAATAATGATAAACCAATTAAATCTAGTTACAGAGCAGTGACCTGTAAAAATGAATGGGTTTTACAAACTCACCGTAAAAACACCTGCTGATTTATCTTTCTATCTCAGTCatgtgtatatatgtttttttttttttttgaaaaagggcttatgtgtatatatgttggataataacatttttttttaagaaatctaGGACCCTAAAGCTTaaagaaatttaagaaaaaatgtcTAAAACCATGTGCTTTTGCACCTCTAGCACGCTTTTATTGATAGCATGCGGAATGACGGAATGATGTTTGAAAACCGCTGAATGATGGAAGGACATTCGCAAAACTCTACTTTTGTATTTTATTCTCATGTCCCATCTTCCCTTGTCCAAATCCTCATGACCACATTGTCTTTAATCAATGAAAGTTGATAATGTTAGAATAATAGTGCCcattaaaattgataaaatgatGCTCtatgaaaatttagttttttctttcGAAACTactatgaaaattttgttggtAGCGACCTTAGCTAAAACGTAGCCAGCTAGCTGCATCGCCATAATAACGTGTCCTGTTAATTGTGTAAACGCCGGGTTAAAAAAACGATTGAGAGTCATGGATATGTGGTAActtaaattagtatatataaatagttagACAGTCATTCCTACTAACGAAACCCTTAGCGTTAAGAGCTTTTGCATTTCGTCAACTTTATAGTatcaattaattaaatattaatgtaattTCTTTATATAGTATTAATAAGTTGATATATATTCAGTAgttcttggaaaaaaaaatatcagggAGATGAGAGTTGAAAATGTGGCGTTCAAATTCCTACAGATTTAAAGTGTTGTTTTAACACGAACAGAAAGAAGACAACAGCATGTACTTATTAATTTTGTTGACGAAAGCAACATTTTATTATTACAATGACAACTTCAACAACTCGCAAGTATGGTTAACATCAAAAGCAACCAACATATTAATAAAAGGATAAACATGACCCATAGATAGAAGACACAGACTGATATTAATCCTCAAGAACAAGATCTCTTGCAACATATTATGTTTTCTTCGGAGGATTCATGATTTGGATTCTTGATCTTAGAGTTCTTCCCTCACGATCTTGGAAGTTGGGAATCCAGGCTTAAGGAAATCGGCAAACCATTTGCCAGAAACTTTCTGGTGACGAGTCAAATTGTTAAGGAAATCGATGTAGTAAAGCCCGAACCTCGCCTTGTAT
This genomic window contains:
- the LOC103871664 gene encoding uncharacterized protein LOC103871664; translated protein: MHCITTVTYSFLINGLPRGKVVPSRGLRQGDPLSPYIFIMCSEVLSGLCNKAQEEGTLQGLRVARSCPRLTHLFFADDTMFFLQADKENCASLTSILGKYEQASGQSISKEKSAITFSRKAPASLKMMVKTELNIEKEGGNGKYLGLPEHFGRRKRDLFSFYVDRIKQKARGWKNKYLSTAGKLVMLQSVLTAVPSYPMSNFLMPVSLCKRLQSAATRFWWDRDENERKMAWISWDSMAQPKANGGLGFRDFQSFNIALLAKIGWRLFQNPDCLLGKVLFGKYCHDSNILQATESSSMSHGWRSVLAGRNLLLENLGWVVGNGTSINIWNDPWLSLAYQERPMGPPNEPHSQFTVSDLINPATRDWDVSKIKLILPFYEEQILCFKPSLTGAPDKQVWLATKSGDYTTKSGYYTAVTRVETRQDITTDHGFKWRSNVWNMQCAPKVKLFSWKLLKGAIPVGERLVQRHVPADPRCKRCGCSESIIHLFFQCGFTQRVWQLAPLNTDMDFSGIIDLMSSWETLCSLKCLPPAGIISGSLTPWLLWSIWKARNKFVFEGHSASPEETLSGAIVLAREWNTEVKKEPLTGIRHLPAPILTHPEATVIRSDAAWAPGSNIAGLGWVLLSHSGNQSFKVPLKSVASPLLAEGLALREAVRSCATLGLNYVAFESDSLNLIKAVKLDVSIAELYSVIADITSFASVFEFVSFSWISREKNVLADCLAKEALNVSDILVVGDASIAPN